The genome window TGTAAATTTTTTGGTTCTTTTGTGATCATAAATTATATTTTTGCCACACTAACCAAGAGTATGACACCTGTACCCGCTGCAAGGCACCAACCAGCGAGCTTATGCCAAAATACGTATATTTTCATATAGAAATTCAGGGGAAAAATCTGCACCATTTGGCCACACAACGGTGTGAACCTCATGATTAACCACAAATTTTTTGAAATATTCAATATCCTTTAGCGGCTCAAATATCTCCCCGGTCAATTCCTGCTCAAAATTAATTTCCCCTTCGCTCCCATCTGAAAAACGAAGGAAGAGGGTATAGTCGCCCAGATATTTAGCCTCAACGATTCTTGGTGTCATTTTTTACTCCAATGGTTCAATTTTATTTAATGGCCGTCTATCCTCAGCAAGCCGCCAGTTTTCAAGCAACTCATCCCTGTGCAACTCTAACCACTCAAATATAAGCTTTAGAGCACGTTTTGGGAAACGGCCATTAATAATTCCAGATTCTATTTCAACAGTAACCTCATATTCCCCATATATAGCATGGAAATGTGGTGGCGCATGGTCTCTATAAAACATCGCAATAATGATTCCAAGAAATCTTGATATTTCAGGCATAGGATTATTTCCAAGAATGATTTAAGGGCATAACAGCCCCCTTTTTTTCTTCTATGCAAGCAAGATTTGATTCCGCAAATGGTTAAAATTAATAACTTTTCTTCCAAGACGAGAAATTCTGAGATAAAGATCCAAGTCAACCGTATAAACACAGCTCACTCTCT of Desulfobotulus mexicanus contains these proteins:
- a CDS encoding DUF2442 domain-containing protein; this translates as MTPRIVEAKYLGDYTLFLRFSDGSEGEINFEQELTGEIFEPLKDIEYFKKFVVNHEVHTVVWPNGADFSPEFLYENIRILA
- a CDS encoding DUF4160 domain-containing protein, which gives rise to MPEISRFLGIIIAMFYRDHAPPHFHAIYGEYEVTVEIESGIINGRFPKRALKLIFEWLELHRDELLENWRLAEDRRPLNKIEPLE